The DNA segment AGGCTACGGAATCCAGTCATGGGGGCCACTCTCCCGGCCGTGGATCCCACGAGTCCATGGACGATACGTCGGGCGACTTGGACTCCCGCATGCCGCCGTCACCGGGCCCGGCAGCCGTCCCCGGTGGCCGCCTCCGTCAGCCGGTGCCGGTGAGGTGGGCGTAGACGACGACGTTGCCGAGGTAGTGCTGGTGTTTCGTGTCGAATCCGCCGCCGCACGTGATGAGACGCAGCTCCGGCCGCGAAGCCGCGCCGTAGACCTTCTTGTCGGGGAATGCCTCTGCCGTGTAGACCTCGACGGCGTCGATGGTGAAGACGGCGGTCGCGCCGTCGGTCCGTACGACCTGAACGGTGTTGCCCTTATTCAGCGACCCGAGACCGTAGAAGACGGCCGGACCGTGCTGGTTGTCCACGTGACCGGCGATGACGGCGGTGCCGGTGGAGCCGGGGCGGGTGCCGTCCTTGTACCAGCCGGCGAGATTGCGGGCGTCGTCCGGTGGGGCCGCGAGGCTGCCGTTCTTCTCCAGGCCCAGTGGCATCAGCGGCGCGTCGACCCGCAGCGCGGGGATGCGCACCCGCTCGGGCACCGAGGACGGCAGCGGCGCGGCCGACCCGTCCGGGCCGGGCGAGCGGCCGGGGGCGGCGAATCCCTGGGCGGCTCCGGGCTGGGGCGGCGGTTTCTGTACCGTCAGGCCGTTGCTGATGAGCGCGACCGCCAGACAGACCACCATGGTGACCACCATCGCGACGGCGCCGCGGCGCACAGTGCCGGTGGTCTCCGCAGGTGGGGGACGGACGCCGGCGGGAACGTTTCGGTCCACGGTGTGCCTGCCTGACATACGGGCCGGGGCGGGCCGGAGCCTCGTGTGCCCCAGGACAGCGCCCGGGGCACACGAGGCGCGGCGGTGTCCGCGGACGGACCCCGGTCAGGCCTGGCTGTCACCGCGGCGGCGCAGGAGCAGTGACCCGGCCGCGACGGCGGCGAGCAGGCCGGCGCCCAGCGCGATGTCCGTGCTGTTGACCCCCTGGCTGGTGCTGCCGCTTCCGGTGCGCATGGTGCCCGACGGCATCTTGGCGTCGGGGCAGATGCGGGCGGCGTCCGAGGCCAGCGCGTTGGCGTTGGACTGGAGCTTGTCGAGGTTGTCCTGCTCGGCCTTGCCCGGGTGGCCGCCCTGGGCGACCTGGTCCTTGTAGTCCTTGAGCGCGGCCCGGTAGTCCGCCTCGGCCTTCTGGGCGTCCGAGGTGGCCTTCGAACAGGCCGCGCTGGTCTGCGGAGCCCGCACCACCGCGGCCTGGGCCGCCGGGGCGGTCAGGACGACGGCCGCACCGAGAGCGGCCGTACCCAGAAGCGCGTGTATAGAACGCATGATCCAACCTTCCGCGCGTACGGATGCAGCACCTGTGCGCCGCAGACGATCGGGTCCGTACCCACAGAACCGATCACAGCGCAGCCACTCCCCCGTAGCCCCCTGACCATCCCTCAGGCGCAAGGCTCTGCTGGTCCGGCTCATGCACAGTCAGATCGATCGCCGCAGTTCAGAGGGGTACGCGGAGGCCCATCGAGGGCACCGGCGACAGCCCGGCCGAACGGGTGACCGCGGAGTCGGCGGCGCAGAGACGACGAGGGGGTGACGGGCACGTGATCGCTCCGCCGGTACGAGGGCGGGCCGACGGTACCGCGCCGTACGGGCTACGAGAGCGGGCTGCGGTACCACGCCGCCCGGCGGATGCCGCCGCCTGCCGTTGGGGTGCATTGCGGGTGGCCCGGTGGCGTGGCGCACCCGGGGGTGGAGCGCCGGTTCCTAGGGTCGCCGCCTACGGACAGCAGTCGGGCCGGGGCAGCCCGGCCGCTCCCCGCCCGGTCGCTGTCCACTGACGGAACGTCACATAGGTCATGCGTCCTCGCCCTTCCGCGTACTGCGGCGCGAGCGGGGGTGGCAGTCTCAGCCTCCCCCGGACCCGCGCCGGGGGGGGGGTGGCAGACACTCGGCCCGCCGGGGCGCCGGCGATGAGCTGAACGCGGGGACACAGCGGCCGGGCCGGGCCCGCCAGGACGATCAACACCGTACGGAAGCAGGAGCCGAAGATGACGATCCCCTCCACCGCGCACGGCCCGGCAGACCCCGGCCGCCGCTCGGTCCTGCTGAGCGCGGCGGCGCTCGCGCTCACCGCCTCCGGATGCTCGGGCAGGTCCGACGGCACCCGCGGCCCGCGGCTCTCCGCCCCGACCGCCTCCGTGTCGTCGGCCTCGGCAGGTGCCACACCGTCGTCGGCCGCACTGCCGCACACGACGGCCTGGCGGCCGAACGCGGCGGACGTGGAACCGGCCGTGAAGCTGCGCGCCGTACAGCTCGTCGAGGCACTGGGCACCTGGCGGCCGGGCGGCGGCGGTACGTCGAAGGCCCGGGCCAGAGTGACCGCGCTCGGCCTGCCCGGTGCGCTCGCGGATCAGGCGGGGCCGTTGCTGTCCGGCGCGGACGAGTCCGTTCTGCAGGTCATCGACGCGCAGTACGGCGGCATCCTGACCGACTCCGCCAGCGTCCTGGTCGTGTGCAGGCAGTGGACTCGTTCCGGCGGCGGCCCGGTGGCAGGCGGCGGTACGACGGTGGACGTACGGCTGAGCCGGGCGCGGCCGCGCTGGTCGGTGAAGGCGCTCCACCCGGCCGCTCCGGGGCCGGCCTCGACCACGCTGTCCGACACGGCCCGCAAGGTTCTCGCCGACCGCCGCATCAGCCTGCCGCCGGCCTCGGCGGCCGACATCCGCAGCGGTGCGGTCCACCCCAGCGCGCTCACGGCACTGCTACGGCTGGCGGACCGCTACCGCATCGATGTGAGCGTCGTGCGGTCCGGACATCCGCTGGACGTCTTCGGCACCGACCGGCCCAGCGATCACCCGCTCGGCCGCGCCTTCGACGTATGGCGCATCAACGGCCGGCCCGTGGTCGCCGCGTCGACGCCCCGCTCCCTGATCGAGTCCTTCATGCGCGCCGCGGCGGCGGCCGGTTCGTACAACGTCGGCGGACCGGTCCAGCTCGGGGGCGGCGCCACGGCCAACCAGTTCTTCTCGGACGCCACCCACCACGACCACGTCCACGCCGGCTTCAGCAGCTGAGCCGGTCCGGCGGACCGTCACAGGGCGGGCGCAGCCGGCTTCCTGGCTCTCATCGGCCGGCCATCGGCGGGCCGGCGGCCGCGCCAGATGTCGGTGAGCCGCGCGACCACGACCACAGCGGCGAAGAGGACACCCGCCCAGGAGATCCAGCTGCCGTGGGTGGTGAGCGCCCCGCCGCTGACCGCTCCGCCGCTGCCGGGGATGGCGTGGTTCAGTACACGCGCCTCCCAGAACAGCCAGGCGAGGGGCAGGGCTCCGGCGAGCGTGAGGGCCGTGTCGATGACGGAGGTCACCGGGCTCCAGCGGCGCAGCCGCACCTCGACCGCCCGCAGGACGACGGCGAGCGCGATCAGGGTCATGAAATACGGGATCCACCCGCCCCACAACGCGGGGTCGATGACGGGTACGGCCGCACCCGAACCCCCGGTCACCGGCGAGACCCACCTCTGCACGAGGAGCAGCGCGATGACGAGTGCGGCCTTGCCGACCAGACCGATCAGGTCCCGCCGGCTGGCCTCCCGGCGCACCTGCACGGGCGCCAGCCGGTCGGGTGTCCACCCGGTGCCCGCCGCAGTGCCGGACGCGGCACTCACGGCCCGGTCCACGGCTGCGAACAGCACGGTCACCCCGACAGCGAGGTAGAGCGCCACCGTCACCGTGTTCCCGATCGGCCGGAAGAGCGTCACCCAGATGTTCTCCCCGCGGGCGTGGTGGACGATCGCGAGCACCGCATACACCGGGGGCAGGACCGCCAGTGACACCCCGCGCAGCGCCTGCTTGTAGTCCGGGTACAGGTCGGGGCCGATCAGCGCGACGGCCCGGCGGGCGTAACGCGCGGCGAGTCGCGCCGGGTTGCCCAGGTCGCTCAGCGCCGCGTACTCGGCCTCGTCCGGAGTCTGTCCGCGGGCGACACGGGCGTCGGCGTCATCGCCGATCGCGGCGCGCAGCTCCCGCTCGATGTCGCTCCGCTCCTTGTCCGGCACGCGTCGCACGACGGTGCTGACGTAGCGGTCGGTC comes from the Streptomyces sp. NBC_01471 genome and includes:
- a CDS encoding class F sortase, with the protein product MDRNVPAGVRPPPAETTGTVRRGAVAMVVTMVVCLAVALISNGLTVQKPPPQPGAAQGFAAPGRSPGPDGSAAPLPSSVPERVRIPALRVDAPLMPLGLEKNGSLAAPPDDARNLAGWYKDGTRPGSTGTAVIAGHVDNQHGPAVFYGLGSLNKGNTVQVVRTDGATAVFTIDAVEVYTAEAFPDKKVYGAASRPELRLITCGGGFDTKHQHYLGNVVVYAHLTGTG
- a CDS encoding permease prefix domain 1-containing protein; its protein translation is MTATLTDRYVSTVVRRVPDKERSDIERELRAAIGDDADARVARGQTPDEAEYAALSDLGNPARLAARYARRAVALIGPDLYPDYKQALRGVSLAVLPPVYAVLAIVHHARGENIWVTLFRPIGNTVTVALYLAVGVTVLFAAVDRAVSAASGTAAGTGWTPDRLAPVQVRREASRRDLIGLVGKAALVIALLLVQRWVSPVTGGSGAAVPVIDPALWGGWIPYFMTLIALAVVLRAVEVRLRRWSPVTSVIDTALTLAGALPLAWLFWEARVLNHAIPGSGGAVSGGALTTHGSWISWAGVLFAAVVVVARLTDIWRGRRPADGRPMRARKPAAPAL